The sequence below is a genomic window from Lycium ferocissimum isolate CSIRO_LF1 chromosome 9, AGI_CSIRO_Lferr_CH_V1, whole genome shotgun sequence.
TAGCTCCATTTTATGCTCAATTTTGTTATTGCTTCTgttcattttgatattttagctCGAAACTTATTATGCTGAATTGATTCGAAATTTATTTTGATTCTGAAATAtgtacttgtacttgtttaaCCCTAAATACGTGATTCAGAGTAACAATTGAACTTGTATAGTGGCTTAAGGAGCAGGTTAAGGTGGaccaaataatgaaataaacagTGCTAACTTACTGTATGGAAAGTAATTTCAAATAATACGCAAGCAACAATGAACAAAGTAATTGAATAAAGCAAAGTAATGCATATTGAAGTAGCTCCGGGGTTGTTGACTGGCAACGCCTCTGGGTTACAATGACTGAAAGAGAGCTTGAGAGCAAAAAGATGACAATGGAGTAAAAAGTATAGCCGTATTCTGTGATTGAGAATTTGATTGTTTACAAATGAAGGGAAGGGATGTTTTCATAACCTAACCTTAAGCAACATTACTCCAAGCTTATCACCCCACTTCGTTGATCAGTTTCTGCACGTCTTCCATATGGTTGAGATTCTTCAGGAGAGAATCCCTGATTCCTCGGGGTTGGCGGTTCGTGGGACTTATCCTGACCGGACACTCCCCCTAGCGTAGTTGGATGCCCCCGGGTCCCCCGAGCGTTGTCGCATGCCCCGGGTCCTGCCGAATCTGCACTATAAACCCGGACCTTCCTCGGACACGGATGACCTCCCTGAGCAGACCGAGGTACACCTTTGATGAGTCACGTCTGATTTGTCTCTACCTTCCACGCATCAATCCCTGATTCACACAACTGTCTGGTTTGGGTTTCACCCCATACAATATTGTTACTAGTTTAATGAATAAAACTTATTGACTGGGGAtgtaatttaagaaagaaagtaaggcttttgaaacttgtggtctaaaataagccatagacattttgtgtggctataaattatctcaaatttgagagtggaaaatgagaagtttagAGTTAAATCGTTTATGAATATAGAGAAGTACCATTCTTTGAAAGAAAGTGTGCCTCATAAAATGGGACAGAGGGATTAAAGCTTTAATGTTTACACTGGAAACTTGAGTAAAACTTTGCCGCTATAAAGTgatcaaacaaaaaaagagtTTCGACCACAACCAACCTAAGCTAAACCTGTACACGTAAATGTTgaattttatcacttttagtGGATTCTAAATTGTTTTACGTACAGATTGGTTCAATAGTCTGGGGTTTCaatgaataaaaaatttgaaCATTATTGTTTGTATTGATAGTATATGCATGAAGCAATCATTAGCTAGATTTATGAATTTTCGAATCGTGACAGGTTTGTAGCAAGTTGTCCGAGAAGTTAGAGAAGCATGGATTGGTTAAACCCCAACCGACAGTGAGAAGCTTAAAAATGCCGCTCAGAATGTTTGATGGAATGGATGAAGAGGAAGCTCCAAAGAATAAAAAGCCAGAACCAGTTGATGGTCCTTTGCTCACAGAACGTGACAAGATTAAGATCGAAAGGAGGAAGAGGAAAGATGAACGCATGAGAGAGGTGAGGggacaaaaaataattttgtcaaTAATCAGAAGGAACCTGTTTGACACAAATATTGGTTGTTAAATATGTTGAGGAAGCCAACTTTATTGTCTATGAATGTTGCTGATTTGACTTGACACTTCACTGAGTTTCTATTTATTATCCTAATGGGGTGTGTATGTTTGTGACATTTTGCAACACTCCTTTTGTTGGATAACGATTGTCCTCGTGAAGTTCTGACACAGAATAAATGTAATCCCTCCCCTACTGGCTAAAAACATGTAACCCTCTCCTCCCTGCCATGTGGatgaaagaaggaaaggaaaaaaaaaaaaaaaaaaaaaagaagagaaaagtgGCTGGCTTACTCGTTCGTTTTTCTAATTTGTATGGCTTGATTCTGCAGGCAGAATACCAAGCACACTtgaaagaagtggaagaagtgaAAGCCGGTATGCCTTTAGTGTGTGTGAATCATGATGGTCAGGGTGATGGACCAACTGTTAAGGATATCCGTATGGAGAATTTCAATATATCTGTTGGTGGTCGTGAACTTATTGTCGATGGTTCTGTCACGCTTTCTTTTGGAAGACACTATGGTATGCTTGATGTTATGACAAAAATATATCAGAATTCATTCCTATGTAGTGTGATTTTTTGCGTTTTCTTAGAACTTTTAGTAACAAGTAGTCTGTTTCTCATCTATATGGTATTACTCCCTCCTTGCCAGTAAGAATGACCCACTCTAATTTTCAGAGTTAAATCATGACATCTTTGAACATTAAGTATATAGAAATAATTCGATTACTAATTAAATTGATAGCACTCATCTGCATGCTATTACTCCTCCTTGCCAATAAGAATGACCCACTCTGATTTGCAGAGTTAAATCATGACATCTTTGAGCATGTTAGTATAGATAAATAATTCGATTACTATGTAAATTGATCCTACACTCCTTTCTTCAATGTCTGGAGAAGCTATTCCCGGACAACCTGATAGCTGAGTGAGGACCGTATTTGAGATGCTTTTTGCCTTCCAAAGTAGCACTTATCTAAAAGAATGTTGAAAATGATAGTTTGAAATGTGAAAAGTTGGAAAGTTAAGTTGCTAAGAATGTTCACTTACtctttttgtttgtgattgACAGTCAAGTTTTATGCATCAACAGCCTTACGTGAATCTCTAATCTGGGTGCAGGACTTATTGGAAGAAACGGTACGGGAAAAACAACTCTCCTAAGACACATGGCTATGCACGCTATTGATGGTATTCCCAGGAACTGCCAGATATTGCATGTTGAGCAAGAAGTGGTTGGTGATGATACCTCAGTTCTGCAATGTATTCTTAACACTGATATGGAGAGAACCCAACTTTTGGAAGAAGAGAGTCGTCTGCTTGAAGTACAGGTTAGAAACAGTTCGAAGGATAAGCTTTTATGTCATATTATACTGTTTATGTTTTAATATTCCTTTGTATTTTGTTCTCACCGGATGAAGTATATTccattctttaatattttcatgGTTTTCTAGAGAGTAATGGACCTAGCAGGCGAAGCTGGAAAGAGTGATAAGTCGAATGGGGAGATGGACAAAAATGCCCTTGCGAAAAGACTTGAAGAGATATACAAAAGACTTGATTTCATTGATGCTTACACGGCTGAAGCACGTGCAGCGACTATTCTTTCGGTTAGTTTGAATTTGCCCAGTAATTGGATTTCCATGTTTTGGCTCGCGTCAGTCTCTTAATAACTGTCTGAGAAAGTCTGTTCACTTTATGCACTATGTTTAATTAAAGCAGAGTTTGCATTTGATTTATCATATCGTACACCTTTTCTGTATATCAGAGACAAACtgcatatgtttttttttgagATGGTAACAAGAcaaactgggtatgttgttgttgttgttgtaacaaGACAAACTGCATATGTTACTTATAATGTATGAGCACGATCGAGAACTAATAAATAAATGTAACCTGAGATACCTGTTGGTTTTCGTTCCTTGTTACTACAATTATGCTTCCGCTTACTTTGTCTAAGGAatatcttttggacatggccaAAAAGTATGCTGTTTTGGCCTCTACTTATAGTTTGACTTGTCGTAGCTTGTGCCCTAACTTCATGTTTTCTGAACTATCTTGCTGTTTTGGCCTCTCCTTAGAGTTTAAGTTGTCTGTTAAGATTATTTTTTCTCTGATAATGTAATGTTATCTTGTTGTTTTATGCTTCTATTTCCAGAATAGATGTAATGTCTTCTTATATTTGCAGAGATTCAGGCTTCCATAACTTCGGCGTTAGACTTTTTATACGTCTTAAGCTATGGATCTGTGTACTAATATCTTAAACTGGAAGTTGTGAAAAGTGGAAGATGctagaagtcaatctatctttgtCAGTCAAAGTTAGAACTCTCTTATTTAAGAGGCTGGGTTTGATTCTGCTGTAGTTTTGACATGCTTCAAGCAGGATGATTctccaccttaattttttttaatgatgttTTGCCTATTGGTCATTTGTGCTCACACCAGTTTTAATGAATAGTCTAGTTCTCATTAGTAGCTATTACTTCCAGGGTTTGAGCTTCGATCCGGACATGCAAAAGAGAGCGACTAAAACATTTTCTGGAGGATGGAGAATGAGAATAGCTCTTGCTCGGGCATTGTTCATTGAACCTGATCTATTGTTGCTTGATGAACCCACGGTGTGTTATTTCTTCTTGAGGATGTAGATGTACATCTATTCAAACAATGAACTTATGTTTTCTTTTGCATTCAGAATATCATAGAACCTATGTGTTCCTTTCCTTGCAGAATCATCTTGATCTGCATGCTGTCTTATGGCTGGAAACTTACTTGGTGAAGTGGCCCAAGACATTTATAGTTGTCTCTCAtgctagagagttcttgaacaCTGTATGTGCTTTCTTCTCTTCGACCTAAAACAGTAGTTGGGTTCAGTATGGTTAGATGTTTTTGTTTGTTCTGacatctcataagcttatcTTTGCTTCTTTCTTCAGGTAGTCACAGATATTATCCATctacaaaatcaaaaattgaGTACCTATAAAGGAGACTATGATACATTCGAAAGGAC
It includes:
- the LOC132030684 gene encoding ABC transporter F family member 3, whose translation is MTEVASNVVHEILGGRVIQDVDQPIIDYIINVVADEDFDFGLDGEGAFDALGELLVDSGCVTDFDECRKVCSKLSEKLEKHGLVKPQPTVRSLKMPLRMFDGMDEEEAPKNKKPEPVDGPLLTERDKIKIERRKRKDERMREAEYQAHLKEVEEVKAGMPLVCVNHDGQGDGPTVKDIRMENFNISVGGRELIVDGSVTLSFGRHYGLIGRNGTGKTTLLRHMAMHAIDGIPRNCQILHVEQEVVGDDTSVLQCILNTDMERTQLLEEESRLLEVQRVMDLAGEAGKSDKSNGEMDKNALAKRLEEIYKRLDFIDAYTAEARAATILSGLSFDPDMQKRATKTFSGGWRMRIALARALFIEPDLLLLDEPTNHLDLHAVLWLETYLVKWPKTFIVVSHAREFLNTVVTDIIHLQNQKLSTYKGDYDTFERTREEQVKNQQKAFESNERTRAHMQTFIDKFRYNAKRASLVQSRIKALERIGRVDEVINDPDYKFEFPSPDDRPGAPIISFSDASFGYPGGPLLFRNLNFGIDLDSRVAMVGPNGIGKSTILKLISGELQPTSGTVFRSAKVRIAVFSQHHVDGLDLTSNPLLYMMRCFPGVPEQKLRGHLGSFGITGNLALQPMYTLSGGQKSRVAFAKITFKKPHILLLDEPSNHLDLDAVEALIQGLVLFQGGVLMVSHDEHLTSGSVDQLWAVSEGRVTPFEGTFHDYKRLLQAKQL